The Pseudomonas triclosanedens genome has a window encoding:
- the algK gene encoding alginate biosynthesis TPR repeat lipoprotein AlgK has translation MNRPATRLAPHLALALAIAAASGCAGLPDQRLAQEALERGDVATAQANFQALATMGYADAQVGLADMQAATGDPAEQARAEKLYREAAETSPRARARLGKWLAAKPGGTDAEHREAEQLLTRAFEEGEDSALVPLIVLYLQYPQAWPNVNPQQRIDQWRAQGLPQADLAQIILYRTQGTYDQHLTEVEQVCQRWLSRMDVCWMELATVYQKQGNTDKQKAHIEALKAGWKAGRVPSERVDSVAGVLADPNIGTADPQAAQALLTEIAPSYPAAWVSLAKLQYDNPDLGDLDQMLDYLKKAQDAAQPRAELLLGRLYYDGKWAPQEPQKAEKHLLKAAATEPQAHYYLGQIYRRGFLGQVYPQKAVDHLLIAARAGQASADMALAQLWSQGRGIRPNLVNAYVFGQLAQRQQVPTASDLMAQIEPQIQPADRSAAQQLLKREEQTRGANWQATVSLLQNNQEQENL, from the coding sequence ATGAACCGACCAGCCACCCGACTTGCCCCACATCTGGCACTGGCGCTGGCCATCGCCGCAGCCTCCGGCTGCGCCGGCCTGCCCGACCAGCGCCTGGCCCAGGAAGCCCTGGAGCGTGGCGACGTCGCCACGGCCCAGGCCAACTTCCAGGCCCTGGCCACCATGGGTTACGCCGACGCACAGGTCGGACTGGCCGACATGCAGGCCGCCACCGGCGACCCCGCCGAGCAGGCCCGCGCCGAGAAGCTCTACCGCGAAGCCGCCGAGACCTCCCCGCGCGCCCGCGCCCGCCTCGGCAAGTGGCTGGCCGCCAAGCCCGGCGGCACCGACGCCGAGCACCGCGAAGCCGAGCAGTTGCTGACCCGCGCCTTCGAGGAAGGCGAAGACAGCGCGCTGGTGCCGCTGATCGTCCTCTACCTGCAATACCCGCAGGCGTGGCCGAACGTGAACCCGCAGCAACGCATCGACCAGTGGCGCGCCCAGGGCCTGCCGCAGGCGGATCTGGCGCAGATCATCCTGTACCGCACCCAGGGTACCTACGACCAGCACCTCACCGAAGTCGAGCAGGTCTGCCAGCGCTGGCTCAGCCGCATGGACGTGTGCTGGATGGAACTGGCCACCGTGTACCAGAAGCAGGGCAACACCGATAAGCAGAAGGCTCATATCGAAGCGCTCAAGGCCGGCTGGAAGGCGGGCCGCGTACCCTCCGAGCGCGTCGACTCGGTGGCCGGCGTGCTGGCCGACCCGAACATCGGCACCGCCGACCCGCAAGCCGCGCAGGCGCTGCTGACGGAGATCGCACCGAGCTATCCGGCCGCCTGGGTGAGCCTGGCCAAGCTGCAGTACGACAACCCGGACCTGGGCGACCTCGACCAGATGCTCGACTACCTGAAAAAAGCCCAGGACGCCGCACAACCACGCGCGGAACTGCTGCTGGGCCGCCTCTACTACGACGGCAAGTGGGCCCCGCAGGAACCGCAGAAGGCCGAGAAGCACCTGCTCAAGGCCGCCGCCACCGAGCCCCAGGCGCACTACTACCTCGGGCAGATCTACCGCCGCGGCTTCCTCGGCCAGGTCTACCCGCAGAAGGCCGTGGACCACCTGCTGATTGCCGCGCGCGCCGGCCAGGCCAGCGCCGACATGGCACTGGCGCAACTGTGGTCGCAGGGTCGCGGCATCCGCCCGAACCTGGTCAACGCCTACGTCTTCGGCCAGCTCGCCCAGCGCCAGCAGGTCCCCACCGCCAGCGACCTGATGGCACAGATCGAACCGCAGATCCAACCGGCCGACCGCAGTGCGGCCCAGCAGTTGCTCAAGCGCGAGGAACAGACTCGCGGCGCCAACTGGCAGGCCACCGTCAGCCTTCTGCAGAACAACCAGGAACAGGAAAACCTATGA
- a CDS encoding PilZ domain-containing protein codes for MNTAVNVNVVHESEAQRQHARVKLPARIRYIGNNREGVDARLLDISAGGFAYTASDAPIQVGDLHKGKLLFQIDSISFSLEVDFQVRSFDPESRRVGCEFQHLKPREVAALRYLITSFLAGEVISVGDMLNTLQRENFTKARKHGIGNGGMGFFGRVRAVTLSTAIFVVGVGAFAVILNQLYNLYFVTHADSGVVNVANQQITMPREGTVESLVEAGAEVAKGAPIATFSANLLDLLKGNLTEEQLNPGNIEKLFGHQMKGTLTSPCDCRVVEQRVANGQFANKGDVIFTLTPRDSTATVEARFAYRNAAELSPGTLVNFQVAGDSEVRGGRIIRTAPVDGDLASEIRVQIQPDQPLDSQLAGRPTEVSIGGLPGRTLLNKAMALATAR; via the coding sequence ATGAATACCGCCGTCAATGTCAATGTCGTGCACGAATCCGAAGCCCAGCGCCAGCATGCACGGGTCAAGCTGCCCGCGCGCATCCGCTACATCGGCAACAACCGCGAAGGCGTCGATGCGCGCCTGCTGGACATCTCCGCCGGCGGCTTCGCCTATACCGCCAGCGACGCGCCGATCCAGGTCGGCGACCTGCACAAGGGCAAGCTGCTGTTCCAGATCGACAGCATCAGCTTTTCGCTGGAAGTGGACTTCCAGGTGCGCTCCTTCGACCCCGAGAGCCGCCGCGTCGGCTGCGAATTCCAGCACCTGAAGCCGCGCGAGGTCGCCGCCCTGCGCTATCTGATCACCTCGTTCCTGGCCGGTGAAGTGATCAGCGTGGGCGACATGCTCAACACCCTGCAGCGCGAGAACTTCACCAAGGCCCGCAAGCACGGCATCGGCAACGGCGGCATGGGCTTCTTCGGCCGCGTCCGCGCGGTGACCCTGAGCACCGCCATCTTCGTGGTCGGCGTCGGCGCCTTCGCGGTGATCCTCAACCAGTTGTACAACCTGTACTTCGTCACCCACGCGGACTCCGGCGTGGTCAACGTCGCCAACCAGCAGATCACCATGCCTCGCGAAGGCACCGTGGAAAGCCTGGTGGAGGCTGGCGCGGAAGTCGCCAAGGGCGCGCCTATCGCCACCTTCTCCGCCAACCTGCTGGATCTGCTCAAGGGCAACCTGACCGAGGAGCAGCTCAACCCGGGCAACATCGAGAAGCTCTTCGGCCACCAGATGAAGGGCACCCTGACCAGCCCGTGCGACTGCCGCGTGGTCGAGCAGCGCGTTGCCAACGGCCAGTTCGCCAACAAGGGCGATGTGATCTTCACCCTGACCCCGCGTGACAGCACCGCCACCGTCGAAGCGCGCTTCGCGTACCGCAACGCCGCCGAACTCTCGCCGGGCACCCTGGTGAACTTCCAGGTCGCCGGCGACAGCGAAGTCCGCGGCGGACGCATCATCCGCACCGCTCCGGTGGACGGCGACCTGGCCTCGGAAATCCGCGTGCAGATCCAGCCCGACCAACCGCTGGACAGCCAGCTCGCCGGGCGTCCCACAGAAGTCAGCATTGGCGGCCTGCCGGGCCGTACCCTGCTGAACAAGGCGATGGCCCTGGCCACCGCCCGCTGA
- the alg8 gene encoding mannuronan synthase, with protein METYKRVIGEATGWLLFLSLLMALALLVPRTVFDADSKDFLLLIGAVGIWRYSMGGLHFLRGMLFLYVVYPHYRRKVRKLGEAADPSHVYLMVTSFRIDALTTSMVYRSVIEEAIACGFPTTVVCSIVEMSDEVLIKQQWQKLNPPERVKLDFVRIPGTGKRDGLAHGFRAISRHLPDEHAVVAVIDGDTVLEPGVVRKTVPWFKLFPNVGGLTTNEFCEVQGSYVMSEWHKLRFAQRHINMCSMALSRRVLTMTGRMSVFRAAVVTDPDFISDVESDHLDHWRLGRFQFLTGDDKSSWYSLMRLGYDTFYVPDAAINTVEHPPEKSFIKASRKLMFRWYGNNLRQNSRALALGPQRLGWFTSVVLFDQRLSMWTCLLGLVAAIIASIKYSIAFLLIYLLWIGITRFVLTILLSLSGHHIGPAYPLILYYNQIVGALVKIYVFFRLDQQSWTRQNTKLDRGLASFQRWFNTWSSRAMTFSAASVFVAVLLTIV; from the coding sequence ATGGAAACCTACAAACGAGTAATCGGTGAAGCCACGGGCTGGCTGCTCTTCCTCAGCCTGCTGATGGCGCTGGCGCTGCTGGTGCCGCGAACCGTGTTCGACGCCGACTCCAAGGACTTCCTGCTGCTGATCGGCGCGGTCGGCATCTGGCGTTATTCGATGGGCGGCCTGCATTTCCTGCGCGGCATGCTGTTCCTCTACGTGGTCTATCCGCACTACCGCCGCAAGGTCCGCAAGCTCGGCGAAGCGGCCGATCCGTCCCACGTGTACCTGATGGTCACCAGTTTTCGCATCGACGCGCTGACTACCTCGATGGTCTATCGCTCGGTCATCGAGGAAGCCATCGCCTGTGGCTTCCCCACCACCGTGGTGTGCTCCATCGTCGAGATGTCCGACGAGGTGCTGATCAAGCAGCAGTGGCAGAAGCTCAACCCGCCGGAGCGCGTGAAGCTCGACTTCGTGCGCATCCCCGGCACCGGCAAGCGCGATGGCCTGGCCCACGGTTTCCGCGCCATCTCCCGCCATCTGCCGGACGAACATGCAGTGGTCGCGGTGATCGACGGCGACACCGTGCTGGAGCCGGGCGTGGTGAGGAAGACCGTGCCGTGGTTCAAGCTCTTCCCCAACGTCGGCGGCCTGACCACCAACGAATTCTGCGAAGTGCAGGGCAGCTACGTGATGAGCGAGTGGCACAAGCTGCGCTTCGCCCAGCGCCACATCAACATGTGCTCGATGGCCCTGTCCAGGCGCGTGCTGACCATGACCGGGCGCATGTCGGTGTTCCGCGCCGCCGTGGTCACCGACCCGGACTTCATCAGCGACGTCGAGAGCGACCACCTGGATCACTGGCGCCTGGGCCGTTTCCAGTTCCTCACCGGCGACGACAAGTCGAGCTGGTACAGCCTGATGCGGCTGGGCTACGACACCTTCTACGTGCCCGATGCGGCGATCAACACGGTCGAGCACCCGCCGGAGAAGAGCTTCATCAAGGCCAGCCGCAAGCTGATGTTCCGCTGGTACGGCAACAACCTGCGGCAAAACTCCCGCGCCCTGGCACTCGGCCCGCAACGCCTGGGCTGGTTCACCAGCGTGGTGCTGTTCGACCAGCGCCTGTCGATGTGGACCTGCCTGCTCGGCCTGGTCGCCGCGATCATCGCCAGCATCAAGTACAGCATCGCTTTCCTGCTCATCTACCTGCTGTGGATCGGCATAACCCGCTTCGTGCTGACCATCCTGCTGTCGCTTTCGGGTCACCACATCGGGCCGGCCTATCCGCTGATCCTCTATTACAACCAGATCGTCGGTGCCCTGGTGAAGATCTACGTGTTCTTCCGCCTCGACCAGCAGTCGTGGACCCGCCAGAACACCAAGCTCGACCGCGGACTGGCCAGCTTCCAGCGCTGGTTCAACACCTGGTCATCGCGCGCCATGACCTTCTCCGCAGCCAGCGTATTCGTTGCCGTGCTGCTGACCATCGTCTGA